The genomic interval ATAAAACATAATAGTATTACATTATACATACAATTGATCTCAAAAACATTGGTTTAaactaataatttaaatttaaaatacctTTGCTACATTTAATAAACGCCGTAGAATCACAAGCATAATTTACAGATaacttagtacattcaccaagaCTGTCTTCGTTGCCTGAACACGTGACAGAATCGTACTTAATTGGTGCACAAGGACTGCTTTGCTGTAATGCCGAGCAGCACTTCAGAGGCTCAGCATACGGTAGGCCCAATTGCCGACAAACTACATCAGCCTCGTTTTTACCAAAATGATCGCCACAAATGCTGCCCCAAACGTTGTCGTAATAAAACTCAATAACTCCCTCTGTTGGTACATTATTGGAAATTAAACGAACTgttcctaaaataaataaatcacatCAACAATAAATATGACAGTCAGTCAATCGTTTCAATGCTACTTCGATATACGTGGTAATCAGTTGTAACTTACTAAATTCGCAGATAGTATATCTAGACCAACTACACACCATGTCTTTCCAAAGTCCATTAAGGTTAGTATTCATCATACCACAATGCTCGTCTTCGTTGTTTGATGGCTCATCCCGGTCCCAGTCTGAAACGAAATTTGAGCTGATTTTTTCGTAGAATTATTTACTTTAGTAATTTAGCCACTAGTTGTATACGGAGATTGGCAACAAGAAAACAATATCATTAAGCTCACTTGTATTGTATGAATTCAAGGAAAATagttatattgttattttttatttgttattacaacatacacttttttaaaatttagaaatGTATTTTACGAGCATAGCCCATTTTATTAAAGATAATCTTGTAATGAGATTTACTGGCGTGTAAACGAAAATGtaattggtcttattttgtttttatattgaaaacaaattatcaTGGGTATGAATAAGTTTAGGTTTTGAACGAATTCATGTTTATGAATAATTTCATGTTTGTGAAAAAGATTAtgttatgaaaattaattttttaaaaaaacaaaaacaaaaaaacaacgaAGCGGGGTTTATTGAAAAGTGTGGATACCAAATCTAGACCCAAAAAATCCAAACACAGTAGACATACGTAGTTTTGATGACACAGGGCCTTTCTAAAGACAAGCCGAATGTCTATAATTATTAGAACGCTTCTCATTCGATAAGAAAATACCCACCACGGAGTATGCAGGATTTAATCAAACCGAATATCTATAGTATATTAGAACGCTTCTCATTGGATAACAAAATACCTCATGAACCGGACTATGCAGTGTACATTCGTCGCCTGCAATAATGATTCCACTCGCAGAGATCGAATACCCGTAAACTTGTCTAGGTCGTCTAAGGCAAATGTTGTGTGGTCAAACAATGTACTTATGGATCTGACAAACAATGAAGCGTGACGGGaagtcaaatttattttattttgtttttataaatctttTCTGATGTTTCaccttttttttcttctttcttcttttttctgtTATGCCTTACAGAAATGTTCTAGATTATTTAGACCCAAACATAGTTATGTATTTTGGGATAATGTcaatatatttaagttttatACAGTTTAATGATGAATACACTTGATAATTCAATATTGCAAAACTATGGTGGTGTAGATGATAACTCTCTACAAAACATTTTGTGTCTTGATGAAAATGATTTAAGTGATAATCCAGTTCAGTTACTTAAACACTCTCCATATTATGATTGTGATTCTATCTTGAATTTTCTTGAGTTACGAAAAAACAATTTCTGTATACTTAGCACGAATATCCAATCAATACATGCTAAATTCAATGAATTAgttgtatttttaaatgatttagcAACTAAACAGTTTTATTTTTCTGCTATTTGTATACAAGAGTCATGGTTGAGTGACACTGCCGATACTTCACAAATTGAACTTGATAATTATGTATGTATTTCACAGGGTAAATCTTGTAGCTCAAAAGGGGGTTTGATTATATACCTACATAAAGATTTTAATTACACTATGAAATCAAGTGTTGTTCATTCTACTGAATGGGAAGGTCAATTTCTTGAAATAACAGGGAATAATTTGGTGAAAAACATACTCCTTGGTAATATATATCGCCCACCTAAAGATCTAAATGAAAATTACAATAGGTTTATACAGGAGGTGGTCCCTGAACTTACACGTTTAGACAAACTCAATCAAGAGATTATTATAACTGGAGACACAAACATTAATCtacttaaaataaatgaaaaagaatGTTTTAGTAACTTTTTTGATACATTGACAAGTTTCAGTTATTTCCCTTATATCACATTGCCAACTAGATTTTCAAACCGAAGTGGAACTCTGATCGATAACTTTTTCTGCAGATTAAATAAATCATCAAATAGTGCTAATTCTGGTATTATGATTAAGAAATTCAGTGACCATCAACCTTATTTTCTATGTCTTGATATACTAAATACATATCTTAAAAAAGCAAATCCTGTTCAcaaattcaaattttttaatgaaatagaAAACTCTGACATACTTTTAAAATTAGATCATGACCCTGCTACAAACCCCAACAGAAATTATAATATCATGAATAATCTTATAACGActgctaaaaataaatgtatgccttataaaattgtaaaatttaattaacataaacacaaaaaataaaactggATTACTAGTGGAATAATCAAATCTATCAAGTTTAGGGATAAATTACACctaaaattaaaaagaacaCCAATAACATCAAAAGAGCAtgatacattaaaaataaatcttaaaacatataacaacattcttaaatgtaatattaggacagctaaaaaaatgtattatgaaTCATACTTTTCCAAATGTAAAGATGACGTTCGTAAAACATGGTCAACCATAAATGATgttctaaataaaacaaaaaattgtaGACAGTTTCCTGAATTATTTAAAGATGATGATCGATCAATAACAAATCAATTAGAAATAgcaaatcaatttaatttatatttcacaAATATTGGCCCAAACCTTGCAAATAAAATCAATACTGACAGCTGTAACAAATCTTTTGaacattttctttcaaataaaacaaataactttaattttgaaaatgtaaatgaaGATACAGTTTTGGAAATTatagataaattaaaatcaaagtCAAGTTGTGGTTGGGATGgtttatcaacaaaattaattaaatcaattaaatcaattataatCAAACCACTcacaataattataaatcaaatgatAAACACAGGTATTTTTCCTGATAAACTAAAAATAGCAAGAGTTATACCtttgtttaaaaatggtgaTAACTCCTGTTTTACAAATTATCGTCCAATTTCGTTGCTCCCTGCAATATCCaaaatttttgaaaaagtaATTTACAACCAATTATATTTGcactttcaaataaataaattattttatagcaGCCAATATGGTTTTCGGTCAGGCCATTCTACGGAATTAGCTGCACTTGAGCTTGTAGATAAAGTTATTCAAGACATGGACAATTATGAAATACCAATTAACATATATTTGGACCTATCAAAAGCATTTGATACATTGGATCACAAAATAATGTTGCATAAATTGAATCATTATGGCCTTCATTCGAATTCACTTAATCTTATGAAGGATTATTTAACGAATCGTAAACAATATGTGGACATTAATGGAACTCAATCTGATATTTTACAGATAACTACAGGTGTTCCACAAGGATCAATACTGGGTCCGCTTTTGTTTATCATATACATAAACGATATCGCAAACGTTAGCactatttttaaaactataatataTGCAGACGATACAACACTTTTAAGCACCCTCAGGACATGTAATCCAATTAACAACATTCTCAACATTGAACTTGATAAAGTTAGTGAATGgcttaaattaaacaaattatcgTTAAATGTATTGAAGTCGAAGTATATGATATTTCATATGAGTAAACGTCGTGTTGATACGTTGGATATAGAAATTGACAATGTTAAGATTCAGCGGGTTCATAATTTCAACTTCCTtggtataataattaatgaacCTCTAAATTGGAATAGCCATGGTGATTATATTTCAAATAAGATTTCCAAAACTATTGGCATTTTAAATAAACTCAAGCGCTTTATCCCAGCAAAtgttatgaatattttatataactcTTTAGTTGTTTCACACATAAATTATGGTATACTGCTTTGGGGTTATGTTTGTAAAAGAGTAACAATATTGCAGAAAAAAGCCTTACGTATTATTACTCAAAGTAAATACAATGCCCATTCAGAAcctctttttaaaaaattcagATTTCTAAATGTATGTGATATTCATAAACTATGCCAATTAAAATTTTActataaatattcaaataatatgttACCTGATTATTTTCAAAGGTTTTCTTTAGAACTAAATTCAGCTTTACATTCGTATAACACACGTATTAAAGACAACTTTCATGTTGTGAGGGTCAATCATGAGTTTGCAAAGAAATGTATTAGGTATAGCCTAcctttattaattaacaatactgtaaatttgATTACTGAAAAGGTAAATACACATTCTTTGAAAGGTTTttctacatatttaaaaaataattttatttcagaatatgATGATGTATGTTATATCCAAAATTGTTATATATGTAATAGAGATGGGTTGTAGCTGTTCTGATAtgattttgttaatgttatgatttgttaattttttaattatattatatacatgagaattatatattatttaaaatgttcggGTGGCTTCCATGCATGCGGCTTTTGGCCTTAATGGAAGTCTCCCTGgtccttttgtatattttttgctttgtatttttttttcttttggacGAAATAAACTGATTTGTGACTTGTGACTTGTGTGACTTGTGAGCAGAATATGAAAAGCTGGAAAGGAGAAGAGAGaaaattcactcttccctgctgTTATGCAGCAAAtagcaaaatatatttacaattacTAACTTTCATAAGAAGTAAATGTTGGCGCAACATGTTTCCATATGCCTTCTTGCTCTCGATCTGTATATCCAATCCATGTGCTATCAAGACTAAAGTCCTGCAGAATCTTAAAGATGAAGTTATTTTCATCCTCTGATTCAATGAGTACAACAAAGCCTTCTAGGTCTATACAGGCTTGTTCTCCTTGGCTGAACGTTCTAGCTCCATCTCGAAGTATGTAATAACAACTATGTTGCCATAATTCCCAACCTATTGGACAACCCTCTGTGAAACAATTATAGGtataaatcaatatttgaaAAGCTTTAACAAATAAATCAACTTTATAATACAAGTGACCCTGTCAGTAAAGCCTTATAAATAACacataatatttgtttgtaaacTTCCAAAGAACCGTGTGTACAACCAAAATCATGCAGGAAAACGTATTCTTCTAGTTCGGTCTATACTGTCAAATATTTTAAGTGTGTCATTAATGATTAGCCTACATCAAATGATCGAACTTCTTACCACAATTTGTTTCATCACTTCTATCGGAACAGTCATATCTCCCATCACAGACTTGGGATGCAGGAACGTTCAAGCCATCTGGGCAAATTACTGTCATCAAATAAGACAAACATTTATACTGAATGTAGACGTACGTGCATTTTTGTTGTATTGAATGGAAATGAAACCTAGATATTGTGTGaacttattaacataatttttaaaagtgtaaCTTTGTTTTCTAATTCCTGCCACGTGGCATTTGTGGCCGTCTAGTAgttcatttaggcctattggTTCTACTTAACAGGCAAGCTCATTAGAAAATTAGATGATGTCGTGTCACGCAAAAAGCCTAAAAATAATACGACATAAAACAAGTAACATATATTCTTTCCATtcgatttataaaaaaatgaattattctGTATACCATTGCCAAGCAACCGTTTATCACATTCGAAGCAGTGGCTTATATCAtcacgtaggcctactgttattttaatttattcattcattaaatcCATTGTCATctcataaatataatatttaaaattaatgtttaagtgTACAGTACTTGAATTACACTGTAATATTGATCGATATTCCTGcttaaattacaataatataaatttactttCTCAATCAATCCATTTATTATCttcaacaataatattttatattttaactttgCATTCGtgaaaataattcaattcattacaaatacattattaatgaAACATCCATGCCATGACCAATCAAACGGCTTGTTACATGgatgtaataaattaccattccattctacatgaacattctagaataagagtgtgtttagatttaagaaaccatgtataataattaatataagaacaatcaggaacattccCGAAGTATACTATTAATATAAACTGTAATCCAATAGAGTAAGAAATATAATGAATGATCTAGTAGGTTATGAACATTGTATATAAGGggaagtatgacaattgtaagGAGGGAGAAGGATTttttgattgaagcatttattttgaagaaggttggatattagattgtaaaagttattgtgaagctgttgttttaAAGTgtttactggattgttgaaagttgaagttgattgaaattaaagccttgtttttgagttattttacaactttgtggattttgtgtgtatacttttaatgtcacaagggagttcctaaactattctcaaccgctcggaaacaaaCTTAAAAGGAGTTCGTGACAATGAAACATTGTTTTCTTCCAAGATTTCAAAAGGGTTCTTTGACAATAGCATTCAAATGACTATAAATTACCACATCCATCTTCGTCTTCATTGGTTCCACAGTCATCAATAAGATCACATACTTTGACAGCCTCTATACATTTACCTATACTGCATTCAAAGTTTCCTTCGCCACagtcttaaaaaaataaattccatTTATTTACTGATGCCCACCAATGATGGAAGAAAACTGTATTCCAAAAATAAAGGATGAGACGATGTGCATGAATACGTTCAACAATAGTAAGAATCGCGtcaacatatttaaatatattatattaatagtacACCAGACACACTTACAACAGAAAAGCTCATCTTTTCCATTATCACATGAGTTGAATCCATCACAAACCCATCTCTCTGGAATGCAAATCCCGGTTCCACAATTGTCTAGGTTTCCACAATCTGTTGAATATAAGCATTATGAgtcatttattttcaacaaaaacaacagaGGTACACTTTTGCttgtaatttacattttttcaaactaatttattatttaaaatcaacctttattattattaacttaaattattttaagCATATTTAGTGAATTTCTATTTACGTCACTGTTTTTCTGTATTAATTTAAGATACCGTAGTTTAAGAGGGAGGCCGCCTAATTAGCCAATATCCCTAACGGCTATGTGACTGTCTGGCTTCTCCGGGAGACGTGTCTCCAAAttgtcataaaataaaaaatataaaaataataataattgtaatgctcaataaacagaaaaaaaacaaaatcccCCAAAAGACCCTGACCTAGATTTGATCATATTTTGGGTCGATCGAACTTGGTGGGCAACATAGTAATGTTTTGGCCCataagatacaagatacaagaacACTTTATTCATCCCAACTTGGGAAACTGTGTTGCTGTCTAATAACAATGCCGTATTTAAAAGAgaaatgataggcctaatacataagtgataataataataatcataataataacaaaaagtGTATCGTAATAAATTCCCCTATCTTTGATACCTTTCATAATAGCGTAATGGGCTTCAATTCAAGTGGAACTTGATTCAAATACCGTCTTATCTACACACATTGTAttgtagacttgccccaagtctgtattgttttatttgtttttatttcgaccgcgatttttgtctgaaaataccaaactcaagtaatacacgtatgaaacgccatatgtgcaaaaatatttatatttttactaatattaagaaaaaactccgtctggagcccagactaattGTATTGGTGAATATCGcagttgaaaataaaagaaaacgtATTATCTTACTACAGCCAATCTCATCACTAGCATCTCCGCAATTATCGTAGTGATTACAAAGAAGATTGTCCGGGATACAACGTCCATTTTCACATTCAAACGAGTTTTCAGTAcaatctgtaaaaatgaaaattagtaaaattatctttattaaacAAAAGAGATTCATATTATAATCACATATTACTCGAGATGAGGATGGGtaatttttgtaatttagttAGAAAGTACTTGAAGAATTATGAATTTGAACTTACTACAGAAGGCAGTTACATTAGAAGACAATGTACAATTCTGTTCAGCATCGCAAGGTCCGGGCGAGTAACTGCATACGTCTCCAGTGTAATTACCATGTTCTAcataaatgatgataatattattaggtCTATTTTTATATCTTATTCATTATcgtttattattatcttaattcatagtttcaaaataatttttgaaataatgtaAATGATTGTATTCTGGTAATAAAATGTTCACGGAGCTTTTTCCGCCATTTAGAAACAAGTCTACTTTTAACACATGATGACCAATGGGCAGCATTATATTAAGAGATCTTACCATAACCGAATAGTGTAACCTCACAGAGTGTCAAATATTCACGTATTCCTACTAGTTGAATTGTAACGAATCTGCCATGCATAAACCACGCGCAATCAACACGTAACTCATACCCTACACTTGTCATTGAGTCATCTATGACTGTTCCACACCGTGGATTGACACCTGGTTTTCGACTCATGCCTATGCCTACTTCTGCACCAATTAATCTATGTTCTGTTTTAAAGTAATTGTAATAATGTAGCAAACAAAAAAGCATCTTATATTTATCAATtcatattttgaataatatgTTGAGTATAAACCTAAGTTTCCACATCATTAATACATTGCTGTTAAAAGTGTATCATTTGTTTTCAAGAGTATTATTTTTCACGCCTTGTGGATTTAGGTTGTGTGAATTTCAGAGAAGAATTGTGCATGTTGACGgcgaaaatgttatatattattatattatattattgccTGTAGCAAGTGAGTCCATTGCATACCAAGCAAAATGCGTGATCAGTGTACATTGCAGTTTCGTTTTTTAATGTGTTCCTTCGTCTGCTGTCATGAAACGGAAGTTgataattcctattattatttgtgttgtcctataatatacataattaactgacaccatttataattattacaatgcAATACAGATATTTACCAAATTTATATCTATTGACGATATCAACGTATCTTATGTCGTAAGTCTTTCTCAGATCTAACATCCACCAAGGCTCGTATTCCATTCCTACAATAACACTGACAGGTTACGGTAACAACCATGATACATTTCGAAGTTTACTTTGAGACGTAAggtgcttattattattaacttaactTATTTCCACAAATAGAAACACAATGCAAAGCAAAAGAAAGCGCACTATTTGGTATTTctgaaaataatacaaaaacaagagATGTTTATAATCTCCAATCAATCCAAAGGCAATATATATGTACTGATGAAGGGCtggtgttgcccgaaagctctgctaacttttctggctgttttacttctcgctttgatttagctt from Antedon mediterranea chromosome 5, ecAntMedi1.1, whole genome shotgun sequence carries:
- the LOC140049723 gene encoding uncharacterized protein encodes the protein MEKMSFSVVNCGEGNFECSIGKCIEAVKVCDLIDDCGTNEDEDGCVICPDGLNVPASQVCDGRYDCSDRSDETNCEGCPIGWELWQHSCYYILRDGARTFSQGEQACIDLEGFVVLIESEDENNFIFKILQDFSLDSTWIGYTDREQEGIWKHVAPTFTSYES
- the LOC140049724 gene encoding pentraxin fusion protein-like; translation: MTSSTRIELLLFILNFFRGILTQDKLNITNDVVTKQSSTYIDQGNKAYVAELAIDGNSEPHVRTCTHSRMEYEPWWMLDLRKTYDIRYVDIVNRYKFEHRLIGAEVGIGMSRKPGVNPRCGTVIDDSMTSVGYELRVDCAWFMHGRFVTIQLVGIREYLTLCEVTLFGYGKIS